One Staphylococcus simiae genomic region harbors:
- the hpt gene encoding hypoxanthine phosphoribosyltransferase: protein MHKDLKEVLLTEEEIQSICKSLGDQLTKDYQDKPLVCVGILKGSAMFMSDLIKRIDTHLSIDFMDVSSYHGGTESTGEVQIIKDLGSSIENKDVLIIEDILETGTTLKSITELLQSRKVNSLEIVTLLDKPNRRKADIEAKYVGKKIPDEFVVGYGLDYKELYRNLPYIGTLKPEVYTK, encoded by the coding sequence ATGCATAAGGATTTAAAAGAAGTTTTATTAACGGAAGAAGAAATTCAAAGTATTTGTAAATCATTAGGAGACCAACTAACAAAGGATTATCAAGATAAACCATTAGTATGTGTTGGTATTCTAAAAGGTTCAGCAATGTTTATGTCAGATTTGATTAAAAGAATTGATACACATTTATCAATCGATTTTATGGACGTATCTAGCTACCATGGTGGAACTGAATCAACTGGTGAAGTTCAAATCATTAAAGATTTAGGGTCATCAATTGAAAATAAAGATGTATTGATTATTGAAGATATATTGGAAACTGGAACGACACTCAAATCAATAACTGAGCTATTACAATCTAGAAAGGTTAATTCTTTAGAAATTGTAACATTATTAGATAAACCTAACCGTCGTAAAGCAGATATTGAAGCAAAATATGTCGGCAAAAAGATTCCCGATGAATTTGTTGTGGGATATGGTTTAGATTATAAAGAGTTATATCGAAACTTACCTTATATTGGAACTTTGAAACCTGAAGTATACACTAAATAA
- the tilS gene encoding tRNA lysidine(34) synthetase TilS: protein MKIDTQYWQPNHHIVIAVSTGIDSMCLLHDLLHHYQHSYHKITCLHVNHGLREQSSEEEQFLKKYCDSHNIACFIKHLNLTYLTEENKSIQNEARQQRYQWFDHMMKQLNADILLTAHHQDDQLETIMYRLFSGKSTRNRLGIPEVTSKQHYKIIRPLLNSTKKMIHQYQKQYGVPFFEDQSNGNNKYIRNDIRNRIIPAINQNSQLQTEQLLKLKTWHDMQFERLKQDAIRYIENNVRMDHHQSMIEIPRVEFNSLEFYIKVAVFDQLLSDINSGASISEKTYEEWFNQFKSNQAQFNINITEKWIIQISYGKLIIMAKNKYAHYDKKRFIQQPGVYHFNNYVVDINVDLPQYLYPIVIRTRQNGDKFQMNGQHNHKKVSRLLIDMKVNQNMRDQLPILINSDDTIIAVGDLYIKNDLTQWISISEKDGDE, encoded by the coding sequence GTGAAAATCGATACACAATATTGGCAACCTAACCATCATATAGTCATTGCTGTTTCTACTGGGATAGATAGTATGTGCTTATTACATGATTTATTACATCACTATCAACATAGTTATCATAAAATAACTTGTCTTCATGTTAATCATGGGTTAAGAGAACAATCTAGCGAAGAAGAACAATTCTTAAAAAAATATTGTGATAGTCATAATATTGCTTGTTTTATTAAACATTTGAATTTAACTTACTTAACTGAAGAAAATAAAAGCATACAAAATGAGGCAAGACAGCAACGATATCAATGGTTTGATCATATGATGAAACAACTGAATGCCGACATCTTATTAACAGCCCACCATCAAGATGATCAATTGGAGACAATAATGTATCGTCTTTTTAGCGGTAAAAGTACGCGTAATCGATTGGGCATACCTGAAGTAACCAGTAAGCAACATTACAAAATCATTCGTCCATTATTAAACAGTACTAAGAAAATGATACATCAATATCAAAAACAATATGGCGTGCCATTTTTTGAAGATCAATCGAATGGGAATAATAAATACATAAGAAATGATATTCGTAATCGAATTATTCCAGCGATTAATCAAAATTCTCAGTTACAAACTGAACAGTTACTAAAATTAAAGACATGGCATGATATGCAGTTTGAAAGATTGAAGCAAGATGCTATTCGTTATATCGAAAACAATGTTCGTATGGATCATCATCAAAGTATGATTGAAATACCAAGGGTGGAATTTAATAGTTTAGAATTCTATATTAAAGTAGCGGTCTTTGATCAATTATTGTCTGACATAAATTCGGGAGCTAGTATTAGTGAAAAAACTTATGAAGAGTGGTTTAATCAATTTAAAAGTAACCAAGCACAATTCAATATTAATATTACAGAAAAATGGATTATTCAAATTTCATATGGTAAATTAATAATAATGGCAAAAAATAAATACGCTCATTATGATAAGAAGCGATTCATTCAACAGCCAGGTGTATATCATTTTAATAATTATGTTGTAGATATAAATGTTGATTTACCACAATATTTGTACCCTATTGTTATCAGAACAAGACAAAATGGAGATAAATTTCAAATGAATGGACAACATAATCACAAAAAAGTGAGTAGATTGTTAATTGATATGAAGGTCAATCAAAATATGCGTGATCAACTCCCTATTTTAATAAATAGTGACGACACTATTATTGCAGTAGGTGATTTATATATTAAGAACGATTTAACACAATGGATTTCAATTAGTGAAAAAGATGGAGATGAATAG
- the cysK gene encoding cysteine synthase A: MAQKPVDNITQIIGNTPVVKLRNVVDDNAADVYVKLEYQNPGGSVKDRIALAMIEKAEREGKIKPGDTIVEPTSGNTGIGLAFVCAAKGYKAVFTMPETMSQERRNLLKAYGAELVLTPGTEAMKGAIKKAKELKEEHGYFEPQQFENPANPEIHELTTGPELVDQFEGRSIDAFLAGVGTGGTLSGVGKVLKKEYPNIEVVAIEPEDSPVLSGGNPGPHKLQGLGAGFIPGTLNTEVYDSIIKVGNETAMEMARRVAKEEGILAGISSGAAIYAAIEKAKELGKGKTVVTVLPSNGERYLSTPLYSFDD, encoded by the coding sequence ATGGCGCAAAAACCAGTAGACAATATTACTCAAATTATCGGTAATACACCGGTAGTCAAATTAAGAAATGTAGTAGATGACAATGCAGCTGACGTATATGTTAAATTAGAGTATCAAAATCCAGGTGGCTCAGTAAAAGATAGAATTGCTTTAGCTATGATTGAAAAAGCTGAACGTGAAGGTAAAATCAAACCTGGAGACACAATTGTAGAACCAACAAGTGGTAACACAGGTATAGGTTTAGCATTTGTCTGTGCAGCCAAAGGTTATAAGGCAGTATTTACAATGCCAGAAACAATGAGCCAAGAACGACGTAACTTACTAAAAGCATATGGAGCTGAATTAGTTTTAACTCCTGGAACAGAAGCGATGAAAGGTGCTATTAAAAAAGCGAAAGAACTTAAAGAAGAACATGGTTACTTTGAGCCACAACAATTTGAAAACCCAGCTAACCCTGAAATTCATGAATTAACTACTGGTCCAGAATTAGTAGATCAATTCGAAGGTAGAAGTATTGATGCATTCTTAGCTGGTGTTGGTACTGGTGGTACGTTATCAGGTGTTGGTAAAGTATTGAAAAAAGAATATCCGAATATTGAAGTAGTGGCTATTGAGCCAGAAGATTCGCCAGTATTAAGTGGAGGAAATCCAGGACCACATAAATTACAAGGTTTAGGAGCTGGATTTATTCCGGGTACTTTAAATACAGAAGTGTATGATAGTATTATTAAAGTTGGTAATGAAACAGCTATGGAAATGGCACGTCGTGTTGCTAAAGAAGAAGGTATTTTAGCAGGTATTTCATCAGGTGCTGCAATTTATGCTGCAATTGAAAAAGCAAAAGAATTAGGTAAAGGTAAGACTGTCGTAACGGTATTACCAAGTAATGGTGAACGTTACTTATCTACACCTTTATATTCATTTGATGACTAA
- a CDS encoding S1 domain-containing RNA-binding protein — MSIEVGNKLKGKVTGIKKFGAFIELPEGKSGLVHISEVADNYVENVEDHLKIGDEVEVKVLSIADDGKISLSIKKAKDRPRRPQHHNNKPSHQKPVPKAEDFEKKLSNFLKDSEDKLTSIKRQTDSRRGGKGSKR, encoded by the coding sequence ATGTCAATCGAAGTTGGAAATAAGCTTAAAGGTAAAGTTACTGGTATCAAAAAATTTGGTGCATTTATAGAATTACCTGAAGGGAAAAGTGGTTTAGTTCATATTAGTGAAGTTGCTGATAATTACGTTGAAAACGTTGAAGATCACTTAAAAATTGGCGATGAAGTTGAGGTTAAAGTATTATCTATAGCAGATGACGGTAAAATTAGTTTATCAATTAAAAAAGCTAAAGATCGTCCACGTAGACCACAACATCACAATAATAAACCAAGTCATCAAAAACCAGTACCAAAGGCTGAAGATTTTGAAAAGAAATTAAGTAATTTCTTAAAAGATAGTGAAGATAAATTAACTTCTATCAAACGTCAAACAGATTCAAGACGTGGCGGTAAAGGTTCTAAACGATAA
- the ftsH gene encoding ATP-dependent zinc metalloprotease FtsH, whose product MQKAFRNVLVIVMIGVIIFGLFSYLNGNGNMPKQLTYNQFTEKLDKGDLKTLEIQPEQNVYMVSGKTKGDEDYSSTILYNNEKELQKITDTAKKQDGLKLTVKEEEKQSVFVNILTTLIPVVIIALLFIFFLSQAQGGGSGGRMMNFGKSKAKMYDNNKRRVRFSDVAGADEEKQELIEIVDFLKDNKKFKEMGSRIPKGVLLVGPPGTGKTLLARAVAGEAGAPFFSISGSDFVEMFVGVGASRVRDLFENAKKNAPCIIFIDEIDAVGRQRGAGVGGGHDEREQTLNQLLVEMDGFGENEGIIMIAATNRPDILDPALLRPGRFDRQIQVGRPDVKGREAILHVHARNKPLDETVDLKAISQRTPGFSGADLENLLNEASLIAVREGKKKIDMRDIEEATDRVIAGPAKKSRVISKKERNIVAHHEAGHTIIGMVLDEAEVVHKVTIVPRGQAGGYAMMLPKQDRFLMTEQELLDKICGLLGGRVSEDINFNEVSTGASNDFERATQIARSMVTEYGMSKKLGPLQFGHSNSQVFLGKDMQGEPNYSGQIAYEIDKEVQRIVKEQYERCKQILLEHKEQLILIAETLLTEETLVAEQIQSLFHEGKLPEVDYDAAKVVKDEDSEFNDGKYGKSYDDIRKEQLEEGHREEQEDRKEEKDIEKDKQQEQKQADEEHPSEDTAHEQAPNIEKPYDPNNPDNK is encoded by the coding sequence ATGCAGAAAGCTTTTCGCAATGTGCTAGTTATCGTAATGATAGGCGTAATTATTTTTGGTCTATTTTCATATTTGAACGGTAATGGAAATATGCCGAAACAGCTTACATATAATCAATTTACTGAGAAGTTGGATAAAGGCGACTTGAAAACTTTAGAAATCCAACCAGAGCAAAATGTATATATGGTAAGTGGTAAAACAAAAGGTGATGAAGATTATTCATCAACGATTCTTTATAATAATGAGAAAGAATTGCAAAAAATTACTGATACAGCTAAAAAACAAGATGGCTTAAAACTTACAGTTAAAGAAGAAGAAAAACAAAGTGTCTTTGTTAATATACTAACTACATTGATACCAGTTGTAATCATTGCCTTATTATTTATTTTCTTCCTTAGCCAAGCACAAGGTGGCGGCAGTGGCGGTCGTATGATGAACTTTGGTAAATCTAAAGCTAAAATGTACGATAATAACAAACGTCGAGTTCGTTTTTCTGATGTTGCTGGTGCAGATGAAGAAAAGCAAGAATTGATAGAAATTGTAGACTTCTTAAAAGATAATAAGAAATTTAAAGAAATGGGATCACGTATTCCTAAAGGTGTCTTATTAGTAGGGCCACCAGGTACAGGTAAAACATTATTAGCGAGAGCAGTAGCTGGAGAAGCAGGTGCACCATTCTTCTCAATCAGTGGTTCAGACTTTGTTGAGATGTTTGTAGGTGTTGGTGCGAGCCGTGTGCGTGACTTATTTGAAAATGCTAAGAAAAATGCACCATGTATTATATTTATAGATGAAATTGATGCTGTAGGTCGTCAACGTGGTGCAGGTGTTGGTGGTGGTCACGATGAGCGTGAACAAACTTTAAACCAATTACTAGTTGAAATGGATGGTTTCGGTGAAAACGAAGGTATCATTATGATCGCTGCAACTAACCGCCCTGATATTTTAGACCCAGCATTATTACGTCCTGGTCGTTTTGATAGACAAATTCAAGTTGGCCGTCCAGATGTTAAAGGACGTGAAGCAATTTTACATGTACATGCTAGAAATAAACCGCTTGATGAAACGGTGGATTTAAAAGCTATCTCTCAACGTACACCTGGTTTTTCAGGGGCAGATTTAGAAAACTTACTAAACGAAGCATCATTAATTGCAGTACGTGAAGGTAAGAAGAAAATTGATATGAGAGATATTGAAGAAGCAACGGATAGAGTTATTGCAGGTCCAGCTAAGAAATCTCGTGTCATTTCTAAGAAAGAACGTAACATTGTTGCACACCATGAAGCGGGTCATACGATTATTGGTATGGTATTGGATGAAGCAGAGGTTGTCCATAAAGTTACTATCGTACCGCGTGGACAAGCAGGCGGTTATGCTATGATGTTACCTAAACAAGATCGTTTCTTAATGACTGAACAAGAACTACTAGATAAAATTTGTGGTTTACTTGGTGGTCGAGTGTCTGAAGATATTAACTTTAATGAAGTGTCAACAGGTGCTTCGAATGACTTCGAACGTGCAACACAAATTGCACGCTCAATGGTTACAGAATATGGTATGAGTAAAAAACTAGGACCTCTTCAATTTGGACATAGTAATAGCCAAGTGTTCTTAGGTAAAGACATGCAAGGAGAGCCAAATTATTCTGGTCAAATTGCTTATGAAATTGACAAAGAAGTTCAACGTATTGTTAAAGAACAATATGAACGTTGTAAACAAATTTTATTAGAACATAAAGAACAACTTATTTTAATTGCTGAAACATTATTAACTGAAGAAACGTTAGTTGCAGAACAAATTCAATCTTTATTCCATGAAGGCAAATTGCCAGAAGTTGATTATGATGCAGCTAAAGTTGTTAAAGATGAAGACTCAGAGTTTAATGATGGTAAATACGGTAAATCATATGATGATATACGTAAAGAACAACTCGAAGAGGGACATCGTGAAGAACAAGAAGATCGCAAAGAAGAAAAAGATATAGAGAAGGATAAACAACAAGAACAAAAACAAGCAGACGAAGAACATCCTTCAGAAGATACAGCACATGAACAAGCACCAAATATTGAAAAACCTTACGATCCAAATAATCCAGATAATAAATAA
- the divIC gene encoding cell division protein DivIC, whose protein sequence is MSNNIENIGNQYTSEKNKKKQRHQMKMRVVKKRIALFAGIMLAIIIVLSIMLVAQKHRNDTDTQERKHKEEQFQKQQNEEIALKEQLNNLNDKDYIEKIARDDYYLSNKGEVIFKLPGDKKTSSSNSSNN, encoded by the coding sequence ATGTCAAATAATATTGAAAATATTGGTAATCAATATACATCTGAAAAAAATAAGAAAAAGCAAAGACACCAAATGAAAATGCGAGTAGTGAAGAAAAGAATCGCATTATTTGCTGGAATCATGTTGGCAATTATTATTGTGTTATCAATTATGCTTGTCGCCCAAAAACATCGCAATGACACAGATACACAGGAACGCAAACATAAAGAAGAACAATTCCAAAAGCAACAAAATGAAGAAATTGCACTTAAAGAACAATTAAACAATTTGAATGATAAAGACTATATTGAAAAAATTGCACGTGATGATTACTACTTGAGTAATAAAGGAGAAGTTATTTTCAAATTACCGGGTGATAAAAAAACAAGTAGTTCAAATTCTTCAAACAATTAA
- a CDS encoding RNA-binding S4 domain-containing protein: MRLDKYLKVSRLIKRRTLAKEMSDQGRITVNGNVAKAGTDIKVEDQLVIRFGQKLVTVKVTALNEHASKENAKGMFELIEEQKINED; encoded by the coding sequence ATGAGATTAGATAAGTATTTAAAAGTATCACGTTTAATAAAAAGAAGAACATTGGCTAAAGAAATGAGTGATCAAGGCCGTATTACTGTTAACGGGAATGTTGCTAAAGCAGGGACAGATATAAAAGTTGAAGATCAACTTGTAATACGTTTTGGTCAAAAATTAGTTACAGTTAAGGTTACAGCACTTAACGAGCACGCATCTAAAGAGAATGCTAAAGGTATGTTTGAGTTGATTGAAGAACAAAAAATCAATGAAGATTAG
- the folP gene encoding dihydropteroate synthase gives MVKTQIMGILNVTPDSFSDGGQYVALETAIKRVEEMIVEGADIIDVGGVSTRPGYEEISVEEELNRVLPIVEAIATYDVKISVDTYRSEVAEACLKLGVDMINDQWAGLYDKQMFDTVAKYNAEIVLMHNGDGKRKSPVMEEMLTSLLAQAHQAKIAGINADNIWLDPGIGFAKTRLEEKEVMSRLDELVATGFPILLATSRKRFIKEMIGYETTPLERDEATAATTAYGIMKGVKAVRVHHVALNAKIAQGIDFLKENDYARQNIS, from the coding sequence ATGGTTAAGACACAAATTATGGGTATATTAAATGTCACTCCGGATTCATTTTCTGATGGTGGTCAATATGTTGCTCTAGAAACAGCTATAAAACGTGTTGAAGAGATGATTGTAGAAGGTGCGGATATTATAGATGTTGGTGGTGTATCTACAAGACCAGGATATGAAGAGATATCAGTTGAAGAAGAATTAAATAGAGTACTTCCAATTGTAGAAGCGATAGCTACATATGACGTGAAGATTTCAGTAGATACATATAGAAGTGAAGTAGCTGAAGCGTGTTTGAAGTTAGGCGTAGATATGATTAATGATCAATGGGCTGGTTTATATGATAAACAGATGTTTGATACAGTTGCAAAATATAATGCTGAAATTGTATTAATGCATAATGGTGATGGTAAACGTAAGTCGCCAGTAATGGAAGAAATGCTAACATCACTTTTAGCACAGGCGCATCAAGCGAAAATAGCAGGGATTAATGCTGACAATATATGGCTTGATCCGGGTATAGGTTTTGCGAAAACGCGATTAGAAGAGAAAGAAGTTATGTCACGTTTAGATGAATTAGTAGCGACTGGTTTTCCTATTTTATTAGCAACTAGTCGTAAGAGGTTTATAAAAGAAATGATTGGTTATGAGACAACGCCACTTGAGAGAGATGAAGCTACAGCTGCGACGACTGCTTATGGCATTATGAAAGGTGTCAAAGCTGTACGGGTTCATCATGTAGCGTTAAATGCTAAAATTGCACAAGGAATTGATTTCTTAAAGGAGAATGATTATGCAAGACAAAATATTTCTTAA
- the hslO gene encoding Hsp33 family molecular chaperone HslO produces MTHDYIIKGLAFNGEVRAYGALTTETVQEAQTRHYTWPTASAAMGRTMTATAMMGAMLKGDQKLTVTVDGHGPIGKIIADANAKGEVRAYVDHPQTHFPLNEQGKLDVRRAVGTDGSIMVVKDVGMKDYFSGASPIVSGELGEDFTYYYATSEQTPSSVGLGVLVNPDNTIKAAGGFIIQVMPGAKEETINKLETAINNMTPVSKLIDQGLTPEGILNEILGEDNVQILEKMPVQFECNCSHEKFLNAIKGLGEAEIQSMIDEDHGAEAVCHFCGNKYQYSEEELNELLQTLA; encoded by the coding sequence ATGACACATGATTATATTATAAAAGGATTAGCTTTTAATGGAGAAGTTAGAGCATATGGTGCATTAACAACTGAAACTGTACAAGAAGCACAAACTAGACATTACACATGGCCTACTGCCTCTGCAGCAATGGGAAGAACGATGACAGCGACTGCCATGATGGGTGCTATGTTAAAAGGTGATCAGAAATTGACAGTAACGGTAGATGGGCATGGACCAATAGGCAAAATTATTGCAGATGCTAATGCCAAAGGCGAAGTTAGAGCATATGTAGACCATCCTCAAACACATTTCCCATTAAACGAACAAGGGAAATTAGATGTTAGACGTGCTGTTGGTACAGATGGATCAATAATGGTTGTTAAAGATGTAGGTATGAAAGATTACTTTTCAGGAGCTAGTCCGATTGTTTCTGGAGAATTAGGTGAAGATTTCACTTACTATTATGCAACTAGTGAACAAACACCATCATCTGTGGGATTAGGTGTTTTAGTTAATCCAGACAACACGATTAAAGCTGCAGGTGGTTTTATTATTCAAGTGATGCCAGGTGCCAAAGAAGAAACAATCAATAAATTAGAAACAGCGATTAATAATATGACACCAGTTTCTAAATTAATAGATCAAGGTTTAACACCTGAAGGCATTTTAAATGAAATTTTAGGTGAAGATAATGTTCAAATTTTGGAAAAAATGCCTGTTCAATTTGAATGTAATTGTAGCCATGAGAAATTTTTGAATGCAATTAAAGGTTTAGGAGAAGCAGAGATTCAAAGCATGATTGATGAAGATCATGGTGCAGAAGCAGTATGCCATTTCTGTGGCAATAAATATCAATATTCAGAAGAAGAATTGAATGAATTATTACAAACATTAGCTTAG
- a CDS encoding MazG nucleotide pyrophosphohydrolase domain-containing protein: MTHTITIVGLGNYDLEDLPLGIYRFLIKQDIVYARTLDHPVIQSLKDDMKFESFDDVYEAHDQFEDVYKDIVRRLVDAAKANDIVYAVPGHPRVAETTTVMLQKMANKDDQINVSILGGKSFIDDVFEAVNIDPNDGFTLLDATSLKETQLNIRTHTLITQVYSGMMAADLKITLMERYPDEYPVQIVTGARSNGAEVINCPLYELDHYDSAFNNLTSVFIPMVSQREGFYSDFDFAVEVIDTLVDDNDGCPWDKIQTHESLKRYLLEETFELFEAIDNNDDWHMIEELGDILLQVLLHTSIGKKEGYMDIKEVIYSLNDKMIRRHPHIFGDESAETVEDLKVIWSKAKVDEGKVPRLKFEKIFADHYLNLYDATKNKNFNEQSLKKFLQQGE; this comes from the coding sequence ATGACACACACAATTACTATTGTTGGCTTAGGAAATTACGATTTAGAGGACTTACCATTAGGAATTTATCGCTTTTTAATTAAACAAGATATCGTATATGCAAGAACGTTAGATCATCCAGTCATTCAAAGCCTGAAAGATGATATGAAGTTTGAAAGCTTTGATGATGTTTATGAAGCGCATGATCAGTTTGAAGATGTTTATAAAGATATTGTGAGACGTCTTGTTGATGCTGCTAAAGCAAATGACATTGTTTATGCTGTTCCTGGCCATCCAAGAGTAGCAGAGACCACAACTGTCATGTTGCAAAAAATGGCTAATAAAGATGATCAAATTAATGTTTCAATACTAGGTGGGAAAAGTTTTATTGATGATGTCTTTGAAGCGGTCAATATAGATCCTAATGATGGCTTTACATTACTTGATGCCACATCATTGAAAGAAACACAACTGAATATTAGAACGCATACGTTGATTACACAAGTATATAGTGGCATGATGGCAGCTGACTTGAAAATTACTTTAATGGAACGCTATCCAGATGAATATCCCGTACAAATAGTAACAGGGGCGCGTAGTAATGGTGCAGAAGTTATCAATTGTCCATTGTATGAACTTGATCATTATGACAGTGCTTTTAATAATTTAACCAGTGTCTTTATACCTATGGTGTCACAAAGGGAAGGCTTTTATAGTGATTTCGATTTTGCGGTTGAAGTCATTGATACGCTTGTTGATGATAATGATGGATGCCCTTGGGATAAAATACAGACACACGAAAGTTTAAAACGTTATTTACTTGAAGAAACATTCGAATTGTTTGAAGCTATTGACAATAATGATGATTGGCATATGATTGAAGAGTTAGGAGATATTTTATTACAAGTGTTATTGCATACTAGTATTGGTAAAAAAGAAGGATATATGGATATTAAAGAAGTTATCTATAGTTTAAATGATAAAATGATACGTAGACATCCACATATTTTTGGTGATGAATCAGCTGAAACAGTTGAAGATTTAAAAGTAATTTGGTCTAAAGCTAAAGTAGATGAAGGTAAAGTACCAAGATTAAAATTTGAAAAGATTTTTGCAGACCATTACTTAAATTTATATGATGCTACGAAGAACAAGAATTTTAATGAACAATCCTTGAAAAAATTTTTACAGCAAGGGGAATAA
- a CDS encoding polysaccharide biosynthesis protein — protein MKNKAAFNGVVILTLALIIIKILSAIYRIPYQNILGDSGLYAYQQIYPIVALGMILSMNAIPSAVTQNLGRNEDKYQTQNYSQVLKVIQFFGIALCAIIFICAKMLAYAMGDTHLTPMIQTASISFLFIGILGVLRGYYQAANNMNIPAMSQVIEQVVRVGIIIITILLFSSLGWTIYQAGTMAILASSLGFLASSIFLICQKPFRFKIKVDNTNISWKRLIVSIFIFAVSQLIVILWQVIDSFTIIQTLKSIGTPFKQAISDKGIYDRGASFIQMGLIVTTTFSFALIPLLSDAIRDNNRLQMNRYANASLKITILISTAAGIGLINLLPLMNSVFFKTDQLTLTLTIYMITVICVSLIMIDMALLQAKHAIKPIMIGICAGIILKIIFNVVLIRLFGILGASLSTVMSLIVFGTILHVAVNALYNTYAMKHYLSKVILSMLVMSGVVQLLLFIITTHQRWTGLIELLIVAIIGIIVLIIFIMKFSVLTYRELIYLPYGEKLYRRMKGRRK, from the coding sequence ATGAAGAATAAAGCTGCATTTAATGGTGTTGTCATTCTAACTTTAGCTTTAATCATCATCAAAATTTTAAGTGCGATTTATAGGATTCCATATCAAAATATTTTAGGAGATTCTGGCTTATATGCCTACCAGCAAATTTACCCTATAGTTGCTTTAGGAATGATATTGTCAATGAATGCCATCCCTAGTGCTGTAACACAGAATTTAGGTCGAAATGAGGATAAGTACCAAACCCAAAATTATTCACAAGTACTTAAAGTCATTCAATTTTTTGGTATCGCATTATGTGCAATAATTTTTATATGTGCCAAGATGTTAGCATATGCAATGGGTGACACTCATTTAACACCTATGATTCAAACGGCAAGTATAAGCTTTTTATTTATAGGTATTTTAGGAGTGTTAAGAGGTTATTATCAAGCAGCTAATAATATGAATATACCTGCTATGTCGCAAGTGATAGAGCAAGTAGTAAGAGTTGGTATCATTATTATTACTATTTTACTTTTTAGCTCGTTAGGATGGACCATCTATCAAGCAGGTACTATGGCAATCTTAGCATCATCATTAGGGTTTTTGGCTTCATCAATATTTTTAATTTGTCAAAAGCCCTTCCGTTTTAAAATTAAAGTAGATAACACTAATATCTCATGGAAACGACTAATTGTTTCTATATTTATATTTGCAGTGAGTCAATTAATAGTTATTTTATGGCAAGTCATTGATAGTTTTACAATTATTCAAACGCTCAAAAGTATAGGTACACCGTTTAAGCAAGCAATTAGTGATAAAGGTATATATGATCGAGGTGCATCGTTTATACAAATGGGATTGATTGTCACGACAACATTCAGTTTTGCATTAATTCCATTATTAAGTGATGCAATTAGAGATAATAATCGTCTACAAATGAATAGATATGCGAACGCATCTTTAAAAATTACTATACTTATTAGTACAGCGGCAGGTATAGGTTTAATCAATTTATTACCCTTGATGAATAGCGTGTTTTTTAAAACAGACCAATTAACACTAACATTAACTATCTATATGATTACCGTCATTTGTGTATCATTAATCATGATAGATATGGCGCTATTACAAGCGAAACACGCTATAAAACCAATAATGATAGGTATTTGTGCAGGTATAATTTTAAAAATAATCTTTAATGTAGTGTTAATTCGACTATTTGGTATATTAGGTGCAAGTTTAAGTACAGTGATGTCATTAATCGTATTTGGAACGATTTTACATGTTGCAGTGAATGCACTATATAATACGTATGCAATGAAACATTACTTAAGTAAAGTTATCTTGAGTATGTTAGTGATGTCTGGTGTAGTACAATTGTTATTATTCATTATTACAACGCATCAAAGATGGACAGGTTTAATTGAACTTTTAATTGTTGCTATAATTGGAATTATTGTGTTAATTATTTTTATTATGAAATTTAGCGTATTAACTTATAGAGAATTAATTTATCTGCCATATGGAGAAAAGTTGTATCGTAGGATGAAAGGAAGACGTAAATGA